The Chordicoccus furentiruminis DNA window CCGCTTTCCGGATGGCTTCGTTCCCATTCCGCTCTGAGCGCTTCTGCCGCGTCGTCCTCCTCCGCCGTCATTCCCATCGCGGCGAACCGCTCCTTCAGCGCGTCCGCGATCTTTCTCTCATGGTAGGATTCCGCGTCAAACCGTGTCAGCCAGAGAAAAGTTTCCGTCAGTCTGTCCGCCCGTATCATGGTCCTCTGTCCTCCGTTTCGCGTTTCTGTTTGCCCGGCGCTTACGGCTGCGTGCCGCCCCCAGTTCGTCCGTACACCGATTCGATCCGTCCGCAATGCCGTCTGTTTCATCCAGTCCTCTCCAGAACGTCCGCTCCGGCTCGCTCCGCCGGCCCGCAGGATTCTCCCTTCCCCGTTCCGTGTATCGGTCTCCCCCGGCACGCCGTCCTGTCCGCGTTTCTGTGGTCCGGCGTCCTGATCTCATTCAGATGTTTCCGCCGTCGGCGACTTCGTTTTCCGTATTCGTCAGGATGATCGCCTCCCGGTCAGCCAGATCGCCGAGCGCATAGAGCTCATTTCCTTCCCGGTCAAGATATCCGGCCGGCACGATCCGGTTGCATTTCTCCGGCTGATCCCGGACGGCAAGAATCCCCGTTTCCTCCGGAGCATCGGGCTCATAGTAAGGGTCAAACATCCGGAAACCTTCCCGGCACGTTCCTGTCAGAAGAACATAATGCGGCTCCTCCAGCCAGAGACGGACAACCACGGCGCTTCCCTCCTGCAGCGCGGTCCGGATCGCTCCGTCCGGCCGCAGATTCACGTCTGCTCCCCTCAGATAGCGGCAGAACACCGGCAGCTGGCCGCTGGTTCCGAAATTATTGTACCAGTTGCTCAGGAACATCATCGCCATATAGGAGGTTCCCTCCTTGCCGCAGATCCCGTCGCGCCCGTGCCGGTCCATACAGAACAGCATCGTCTCCCGGACAATTTCCGGCGGAATCTGCTCCCGTTCAAAGAGGTACGCCAGCGCGTTGAGCATGGACGTCGGGCCGCAGTCATACTCGGTCAGCTGATAATGCAGAGGATTTTTCATCGCGTCCGCCTCATTTCCCTTTTATCTTATATGAATTATAGGAATCCATCATTTCCCTGTCAATATGCTTTTCCCGGCGGACCTGAGCCAATATCCGTTTTCCGTCCGGACCATCTTGCGGGAAGCGCATGGCTCCGCCCTGCCTTTCCGGCAATGGGTTCTGCATCGCCGCGATGGCACGCATCCGGACTGCGCGTCTTTTGCTCCCTTCGACGTTCCGCATATCCGGGTCCGGGTCCGTTTCTTCGTCTGATGGATCAATTTTGGTTCGTATTCGGTTTTTATATGGACTTTTTACGGTGTGTATGGCACCATAAGATCACAGAGCAAGTACAGTTCGAAGGATCATAGGGACGTATGGACGAAGCAGCGGAAATGCCGTCTCACGGTCCGCTGCACGGTGAAAGCGCAAAGTGCAGGAAAGGGAGGTACCGCATGACAATCGAAGAGATGAAAAAACGGAAAAAGGAGCTTGGTTATTCAAACGAACGGCTGTCCGCGATCTCCGGCGTGCCGGCCGGAACCATCCGGAAAATCTTCAGCGGAGAAACGGCGTCTCCGCGATATGACACGGTTCAGGCCCTTACAAAGGCTCTCTCTCCGGAAGGAAGTCAGGACCGCCCCGAAATGTCCCGCGTGCAGGAACCGGAACCGGCATATCGGATCCGCACGTCGTCGGCCGCCTGCGCGGACAAGACGGTCGCGGATTACGAGGCGCTTCCGGAAGATGCCCGCGTCGAACTGATCGACGGCGTCTTTTACGATATGGGCGCTCCGACCACCATTCACCAGCTGATCGACGGAGAAATCTATTATCAGCTGAAAACCTGCATCTCCGGCAAGGGCGGGTCCTGCATGCCGTTCGTCTCCCCGGTCGACGTCCAGCTCGACCGTGACAACCGGACCATGGTGCAGCCGGACGTCCTGCTGGTATGCGACCGCAGCCGGATCACGCGGGCGCGGATCGTCGGCGCGCCCGATTTCGTCGTCGAAATCGTGTCCGAGCGGCATGTGGTCACAGATGTCC harbors:
- a CDS encoding peptidase C39; protein product: MKNPLHYQLTEYDCGPTSMLNALAYLFEREQIPPEIVRETMLFCMDRHGRDGICGKEGTSYMAMMFLSNWYNNFGTSGQLPVFCRYLRGADVNLRPDGAIRTALQEGSAVVVRLWLEEPHYVLLTGTCREGFRMFDPYYEPDAPEETGILAVRDQPEKCNRIVPAGYLDREGNELYALGDLADREAIILTNTENEVADGGNI
- a CDS encoding Uma2 family endonuclease produces the protein MTIEEMKKRKKELGYSNERLSAISGVPAGTIRKIFSGETASPRYDTVQALTKALSPEGSQDRPEMSRVQEPEPAYRIRTSSAACADKTVADYEALPEDARVELIDGVFYDMGAPTTIHQLIDGEIYYQLKTCISGKGGSCMPFVSPVDVQLDRDNRTMVQPDVLLVCDRSRITRARIVGAPDFVVEIVSERHVVTDVLIKLGKYKMAGVREYWIVFPAERVVLAYRFERSDTPDLYSFEDEIPVEVLDGGCRIRFSEISRLIEDIYPE